From a region of the Haematobia irritans isolate KBUSLIRL chromosome 4, ASM5000362v1, whole genome shotgun sequence genome:
- the Poc1 gene encoding proteome of centrioles 1, whose amino-acid sequence MDKLDNEFSDPCLERHLTGHRNAITQVRFNPEGTKLATSSLDASVILWDLKQAARCIRFAAHTDSVYGVSWSPRSNLVASCSKDKTVKIWEPKLRGVSSEFLAHGKTVRSVDFDPTGTMVVTSSDDKSIKLWKVATRKFVSSFAYHTNWVRSAKFSPNGQMVASCGDDKTLRIYDIKSGQCIRSFTEEKGMGRQIAWHPDSNMIAVGMTCNRVKIFDLVAQQLIQLYLVHAGPVNDLAFHPNGKFMLTCSDDETMKILDLLEGRPVYTLTGHTGNVLAVAFNHDGSRFASAGYDKQLFVWKSNLHTYDLAAHQAKLNREANLSGIEPHSTTATTVTHSSDQSILIDPRHSIVYKNHDENFQVLDSEHTEELLHQDKSGTTKTVNPKSPAATTTHTYSHSSSSLLHLPNSSKQENFAVNTFSSYERHSQSSSKY is encoded by the exons ATGGACAAGTTAGACAACGAATTTTCTGATCCTTGTCTAGAAAGGCATCTTACTGGTCATCGCAATGCAATAACTCAGGTGCGCTTTAATCCAGAGGGAACAAAATTGGCCACCAGCTCATTAG ATGCGTCCGTTATATTGTGGGATTTGAAACAAGCGGCTCGATGCATTCGATTTGCTGCACATACTGACAGTGTTTATGGAGTAAGTTGGTCTCCTCGAAGCAATCTTGTTGCTTCATGTTCCAAGGACAAAACAGTGAAAATTTGGGAACCCAAACTAAGGGGAGTTTCCAGTGAATTTCTTGCACATGGAAAAACAGTGAGATCTGTAGATTTTGATCCCACAGGAACTATGGTAGTAACATCTTCAGACGACAAAAGCATAAAACTATGGAAAGTTGCAACACGTAAATTTGTATCATCTTTCGCCTATCACACAAATTGGGTACGTTCGGCAAAATTTAGTCCGAATGGACAGATGGTGGCCTCTTGTGGTGATGACAAAACCTTGCGCATCTACGACATAAAATCGGGACAATGTATTCGTAGCTTTACTGAAGAAAAAGGAATGGGCCGTCAAATTGCATGGCATCCTGATAGTAACATGATCGCTGTAGGGATGACTTGCAATCGagtgaaaatatttgatttagtTGCTCAACAATTGATACAGTTGTATCTCGTACATGCAGGACCAGTCAATGATTTGGCATTTCATCCCAATGGAAAGTTTATGCTTACTTGTAGCGATGATGAGACGATGAAAATATTGGATTTGTTGGAAGGACGTCCTGTTTATACTCTGACTGGACATACGGGCAATGTACTAGCGGTGGCATTCAATCATGATGGTTCCCGTTTTGCTTCGGCAGGCTATGACAAACAG CTCTtcgtatggaaatcaaatttacatACATACGACCTTGCTGCGCATCAGGCAAAATTAAATCGAGAGGCCAATTTGAGTGGAATAGAGCCGCATTCAACAACAGCCACAACTGTTACTCATTCGAGTGATCAATCGATATTGATTGATCCTAGACATTCCATAGTTTACAAAAATCACGATGAAAATTTCCAAGTACTTGACAGTGAACACACCGAAGAACTTCTGCATCAAGATAAAAGTGGAACAACCAAAACGGTAAATCCAAAATCACCAGCTGCAACCACTACCCATACATATAGTCACAGTAGTTCGTCGTTGTTACATTTACCGAACTCTtccaaacaagaaaattttgcagttaaTACTTTTTCATCATATGAGAGACACTCACAAAGCAGCTCCAAATATTAA
- the Atox1 gene encoding antioxidant 1 copper chaperone yields the protein MTVHEFKVEMTCSGCSGAVEKVLGKLGDKVEKVSIDLDDKTVLVTSNMSGEELLEVIKKTGKPAYYVGVKE from the exons ATGACG gttcACGAATTCAAAGTGGAAATGACCTGTTCTGGTTGTTCAGGGGCAGTGGAAAAAGTATTGGGAAAATTAGGAG ATAAAGTTGAAAAAGTGAGCATTGATTTGGATGACAAAACTGTTTTAGTTACATCTAATATGTCGGGCGAAGAGCTTTTGGAAGTAATTAAGAAGACTGGCAAACCGGCATATTACGTTGGAGTGAAAGAATGA
- the Psn gene encoding presenilin isoform X4 has protein sequence MEGHVGPQISCNNSLTGGADRRRQRRVELLNNYGGTQEVTENRDQADGAILDVPGVEIRSRRQRANDEDNPSSSSGPHPSNLPNAQIEDEEQGLKYGAQHVIKIFAPVSLCMLVVVATINSITFYTYTDTYLLYTPFHEQSEDKGTKLWNALANSLILLSVVVVMTIVLIVLYKKRCYRVIHGWLILSSFMLLFIFSYLYLEELLRAYNIAMDYPTTLLILWNFGVMGMIAIHWQSPLKLQQAYLIFVSALMALVFIKYLPEWTAWAVLAAISIWDLIAVLTPKGPLRILVETAQERNEQIFPALIYSSTILYAFMGTTGPGQQRNNSSESDSPNSPHTSTSSTSVSRQTTGNTAPPSAEGMPLVTFKMRGNEAAGFTEEWSSNLDQRVARRQIEVQASTSDSANRSTNYRTVTASENRTQLGSNMTEAQEERGIKLGLGDFIFYSVLVGKASSYGDWATTIACFVAILVGLCLTLVLLAIWRKALPALPISIFFGLFFCLVTSVIVKPFMEELSDQQVFI, from the exons ATGGAAGGACACGTCGGTCCTCAAATTAGTTGTAATAACTCGCTAACAGGAGGAGCAGATAGGAGACGCCAACGTCGTGTAGAATTACTAAATAATTATGGTGGAACTCAGGAAGTGACGGAAAATAGAGATCAAGCAGATGGG GCAATCTTGGATGTGCCTGGTGTGGAAATAAGAAGCAGACGTCAGCGGGCCAACGATGAAGACAATCCATCCTCCTCCTCAGGTCCCCACCCATCAAATTTGCCTAATGCTCAGATTGAAGATGAGGAACAAGGTTTAAAGTATGGAGCTCAACatgttattaaaatatttgctcCAGTTTCTTTGTGTATGCTGGTGGTGGTGGCCACAATAAATTCCATTACATTCTACACATATACCGATACATATTT ATTATATACACCATTCCACGAACAATCTGAAGACAAGGGTACGAAACTTTGGAATGCTTTGGCCAACTCTCTAATTTTACTATCCGTGGTGGTAGTTATGACCATTGTGCTTATTGTGCTTTACAAAAAACGTTGCTACCGAGTTATCCATGGTTGGCTGATATTGtcttcatttatgctgttgttcatTTTCAGTTATTTGTATTTGGA AGAGTTGTTGAGGGCTTATAACATAGCTATGGATTATCCTACAACGCTATTGATATTATGGAATTTCGGAGTCATGGGAATGATTGCAATTCATTGGCAAAGTCCTTTGAAATTGCAACAAGCTTATTTGATATTCGTTTCCGCTTTGATGGCATTGGTATTCATCAAGTACTTGCCTGAATGGACAGCATGGGCAGTTTTGGCCGCAATTTCCATATGGG ATTTGATTGCTGTTTTAACACCTAAAGGACCTTTAAGAATATTGGTCGAGACCGCACAAGAAAGAAATGAGCAAATTTTCCCCGCCTTAATTTATTCAT CTACAATTTTGTATGCATTTATGGGAACAACTGGTCCGGGTCAACAGCGAAATAATTCATCTGAATCTGATTCTCCCAATTCGCCGCATACCTCCACCAGTTCAACATCCGTTTCTCGTCAGACGACAGGTAACACAGCTCCTCCTAGTGCTGAAGGTATGCCTCTAGTGACATTTAAAATGCGCGGAAatg aagCAGCAGGTTTTACAGAAGAATGGTCTTCGAATTTAGACCAACGTGTTGCAAGGCGACAAATTGAAGTTCAAGCAAGTACTTCGGATAGTGCTAATCGTTCCACAAATTATCGTACAGTAACTGCTTCGGAAAATCGGACACAGCTGGGAAGCAATATGACAGAGGCCCAGGAAGAAC gTGGAATCAAGCTTGGTTTGGGCGACTTCATTTTCTACTCCGTTTTGGTTGGCAAAGCCTCATCGTATGGTGATTGGGCGACTACCATTGCTTGTTTTGTGGCCATTCTTGTAGGTTTGTGCCTGACTTtagttcttttggctatatggcGTAAAGCTTTACCTGCATTGCCAATATCAATATTCTTTGGCCTATTCTTCTGCTTAGTTACCAGCGTAATTGTGAAACCTTTTATGGAAGAGCTATCCGATCAGcaggtttttatatag
- the LOC142234295 gene encoding regulator of telomere elongation helicase 1 homolog, with the protein MEKVIICLRDGSNGFLESPTGTGKTLCSSLEWLQSRKEEMKMQIQQTAPPPIILKQSYLGGAPVNDCSCKAQGW; encoded by the exons ATGGAAAAGGTCATCATATGTCTACGAGATGGATCAAATGGTTTTCTGGAATCCCCAACGG GGACCGGTAAAACCTTATGTTCATCTTTGGAATGGCTGCAATCCCGAAAAGAGGAAATGAAGATGCAAATACAACAAACAGCACCGCCACcaattattttaaaacaatCCTATTTAGGCGGAGCACCTGTAAATGATTGCTCGTGCAAAGCCCAAGGGTGGTAG
- the ORMDL gene encoding sphingolipid biosynthesis regulator orosomucoid 1-like: protein MTVIAGGHGEPNPNSSWLGARGMWLAYILGVVTTHLILLSVPFISISMAWTLTNLLHNGAHLYFLHIIKGAPWFSIENDAGRRLTHWEQIDDGEQFTATRKFLTAMPILLFLLTCLYTRNDHDHFIANFISLVIVTLPKLPQFHGVRLFNINKY from the exons ATGACAGTGATTGCCGGAGGTCATGGAGAGCCTAATCCAAATTCTTCCTGGCTCGGAGCAAGGGGGATGTGGCTTGCTTATATTCTGGGAGTTGTAACAacccatttaattttattgtccgTTCCATTCATAAGTATTTCTATGGCATGGACTTTAACAAATCTTCTACATAATGGG GCGCATTTATATTTTCTGCACATTATCAAAGGAGCCCCTTGGTTTTCCATTGAGAACGATGCCGGCCGACGTTTGACACATTGGGAGCAAATCGATGATGGTGAACAATTCACAGCAACACGGAAATTTTTAACTGCAATGCCCATTCTACT CTTCCTTCTAACATGTCTATATACTCGAAATGATCACGATCACTTTATTGCCAATTTCATCTCTCTAGTTATTGTTACTCTACCAAAACTTCCTCAATTCCATGGCGTTCGTCTCTTCAATATCAATAAATATTAA
- the Psn gene encoding presenilin isoform X1 gives MCFVIYILNQYRSSISGEEPDESTPLMEGHVGPQISCNNSLTGGADRRRQRRVELLNNYGGTQEVTENRDQADGAILDVPGVEIRSRRQRANDEDNPSSSSGPHPSNLPNAQIEDEEQGLKYGAQHVIKIFAPVSLCMLVVVATINSITFYTYTDTYLLYTPFHEQSEDKGTKLWNALANSLILLSVVVVMTIVLIVLYKKRCYRVIHGWLILSSFMLLFIFSYLYLEELLRAYNIAMDYPTTLLILWNFGVMGMIAIHWQSPLKLQQAYLIFVSALMALVFIKYLPEWTAWAVLAAISIWDLIAVLTPKGPLRILVETAQERNEQIFPALIYSSTILYAFMGTTGPGQQRNNSSESDSPNSPHTSTSSTSVSRQTTGNTAPPSAEGMPLVTFKMRGNEAAGFTEEWSSNLDQRVARRQIEVQASTSDSANRSTNYRTVTASENRTQLGSNMTEAQEERGIKLGLGDFIFYSVLVGKASSYGDWATTIACFVAILVGLCLTLVLLAIWRKALPALPISIFFGLFFCLVTSVIVKPFMEELSDQQVFI, from the exons AGTTCAATTTCAGGAGAGGAGCCCGACGAAAGTACCCCTCTAATGGAAGGACACGTCGGTCCTCAAATTAGTTGTAATAACTCGCTAACAGGAGGAGCAGATAGGAGACGCCAACGTCGTGTAGAATTACTAAATAATTATGGTGGAACTCAGGAAGTGACGGAAAATAGAGATCAAGCAGATGGG GCAATCTTGGATGTGCCTGGTGTGGAAATAAGAAGCAGACGTCAGCGGGCCAACGATGAAGACAATCCATCCTCCTCCTCAGGTCCCCACCCATCAAATTTGCCTAATGCTCAGATTGAAGATGAGGAACAAGGTTTAAAGTATGGAGCTCAACatgttattaaaatatttgctcCAGTTTCTTTGTGTATGCTGGTGGTGGTGGCCACAATAAATTCCATTACATTCTACACATATACCGATACATATTT ATTATATACACCATTCCACGAACAATCTGAAGACAAGGGTACGAAACTTTGGAATGCTTTGGCCAACTCTCTAATTTTACTATCCGTGGTGGTAGTTATGACCATTGTGCTTATTGTGCTTTACAAAAAACGTTGCTACCGAGTTATCCATGGTTGGCTGATATTGtcttcatttatgctgttgttcatTTTCAGTTATTTGTATTTGGA AGAGTTGTTGAGGGCTTATAACATAGCTATGGATTATCCTACAACGCTATTGATATTATGGAATTTCGGAGTCATGGGAATGATTGCAATTCATTGGCAAAGTCCTTTGAAATTGCAACAAGCTTATTTGATATTCGTTTCCGCTTTGATGGCATTGGTATTCATCAAGTACTTGCCTGAATGGACAGCATGGGCAGTTTTGGCCGCAATTTCCATATGGG ATTTGATTGCTGTTTTAACACCTAAAGGACCTTTAAGAATATTGGTCGAGACCGCACAAGAAAGAAATGAGCAAATTTTCCCCGCCTTAATTTATTCAT CTACAATTTTGTATGCATTTATGGGAACAACTGGTCCGGGTCAACAGCGAAATAATTCATCTGAATCTGATTCTCCCAATTCGCCGCATACCTCCACCAGTTCAACATCCGTTTCTCGTCAGACGACAGGTAACACAGCTCCTCCTAGTGCTGAAGGTATGCCTCTAGTGACATTTAAAATGCGCGGAAatg aagCAGCAGGTTTTACAGAAGAATGGTCTTCGAATTTAGACCAACGTGTTGCAAGGCGACAAATTGAAGTTCAAGCAAGTACTTCGGATAGTGCTAATCGTTCCACAAATTATCGTACAGTAACTGCTTCGGAAAATCGGACACAGCTGGGAAGCAATATGACAGAGGCCCAGGAAGAAC gTGGAATCAAGCTTGGTTTGGGCGACTTCATTTTCTACTCCGTTTTGGTTGGCAAAGCCTCATCGTATGGTGATTGGGCGACTACCATTGCTTGTTTTGTGGCCATTCTTGTAGGTTTGTGCCTGACTTtagttcttttggctatatggcGTAAAGCTTTACCTGCATTGCCAATATCAATATTCTTTGGCCTATTCTTCTGCTTAGTTACCAGCGTAATTGTGAAACCTTTTATGGAAGAGCTATCCGATCAGcaggtttttatatag
- the Psn gene encoding presenilin isoform X3, with amino-acid sequence MCFVIYILNQYRSSISGEEPDESTPLMEGHVGPQISCNNSLTGGADRRRQRRVELLNNYGGTQEVTENRDQADGAILDVPGVEIRSRRQRANDEDNPSSSSGPHPSNLPNAQIEDEEQGLKYGAQHVIKIFAPVSLCMLVVVATINSITFYTYTDTYLLYTPFHEQSEDKGTKLWNALANSLILLSVVVVMTIVLIVLYKKRCYRVIHGWLILSSFMLLFIFSYLYLEELLRAYNIAMDYPTTLLILWNFGVMGMIAIHWQSPLKLQQAYLIFVSALMALVFIKYLPEWTAWAVLAAISIWDLIAVLTPKGPLRILVETAQERNEQIFPALIYSSTILYAFMGTTGPGQQRNNSSESDSPNSPHTSTSSTSVSRQTTEAAGFTEEWSSNLDQRVARRQIEVQASTSDSANRSTNYRTVTASENRTQLGSNMTEAQEERGIKLGLGDFIFYSVLVGKASSYGDWATTIACFVAILVGLCLTLVLLAIWRKALPALPISIFFGLFFCLVTSVIVKPFMEELSDQQVFI; translated from the exons AGTTCAATTTCAGGAGAGGAGCCCGACGAAAGTACCCCTCTAATGGAAGGACACGTCGGTCCTCAAATTAGTTGTAATAACTCGCTAACAGGAGGAGCAGATAGGAGACGCCAACGTCGTGTAGAATTACTAAATAATTATGGTGGAACTCAGGAAGTGACGGAAAATAGAGATCAAGCAGATGGG GCAATCTTGGATGTGCCTGGTGTGGAAATAAGAAGCAGACGTCAGCGGGCCAACGATGAAGACAATCCATCCTCCTCCTCAGGTCCCCACCCATCAAATTTGCCTAATGCTCAGATTGAAGATGAGGAACAAGGTTTAAAGTATGGAGCTCAACatgttattaaaatatttgctcCAGTTTCTTTGTGTATGCTGGTGGTGGTGGCCACAATAAATTCCATTACATTCTACACATATACCGATACATATTT ATTATATACACCATTCCACGAACAATCTGAAGACAAGGGTACGAAACTTTGGAATGCTTTGGCCAACTCTCTAATTTTACTATCCGTGGTGGTAGTTATGACCATTGTGCTTATTGTGCTTTACAAAAAACGTTGCTACCGAGTTATCCATGGTTGGCTGATATTGtcttcatttatgctgttgttcatTTTCAGTTATTTGTATTTGGA AGAGTTGTTGAGGGCTTATAACATAGCTATGGATTATCCTACAACGCTATTGATATTATGGAATTTCGGAGTCATGGGAATGATTGCAATTCATTGGCAAAGTCCTTTGAAATTGCAACAAGCTTATTTGATATTCGTTTCCGCTTTGATGGCATTGGTATTCATCAAGTACTTGCCTGAATGGACAGCATGGGCAGTTTTGGCCGCAATTTCCATATGGG ATTTGATTGCTGTTTTAACACCTAAAGGACCTTTAAGAATATTGGTCGAGACCGCACAAGAAAGAAATGAGCAAATTTTCCCCGCCTTAATTTATTCAT CTACAATTTTGTATGCATTTATGGGAACAACTGGTCCGGGTCAACAGCGAAATAATTCATCTGAATCTGATTCTCCCAATTCGCCGCATACCTCCACCAGTTCAACATCCGTTTCTCGTCAGACGACAG aagCAGCAGGTTTTACAGAAGAATGGTCTTCGAATTTAGACCAACGTGTTGCAAGGCGACAAATTGAAGTTCAAGCAAGTACTTCGGATAGTGCTAATCGTTCCACAAATTATCGTACAGTAACTGCTTCGGAAAATCGGACACAGCTGGGAAGCAATATGACAGAGGCCCAGGAAGAAC gTGGAATCAAGCTTGGTTTGGGCGACTTCATTTTCTACTCCGTTTTGGTTGGCAAAGCCTCATCGTATGGTGATTGGGCGACTACCATTGCTTGTTTTGTGGCCATTCTTGTAGGTTTGTGCCTGACTTtagttcttttggctatatggcGTAAAGCTTTACCTGCATTGCCAATATCAATATTCTTTGGCCTATTCTTCTGCTTAGTTACCAGCGTAATTGTGAAACCTTTTATGGAAGAGCTATCCGATCAGcaggtttttatatag
- the mRpL15 gene encoding mitochondrial ribosomal protein L15 codes for MANLRETADRALKMLRTLPRVQIGNLRPNPNSKQNSKRGRAQHGGDKHGAGNKGSGQRQNFMRLGYETGNTPFYMRFPYEPYYKGHHLRRQYPPISLLQLQVMIDTNRIDISQPIDLTTLCNTGLLSIDPATKEFGFQLTDEGADKFKAKISIEVQHAKESVIAAIERNGGVIRTAYYDPRSLHALKDPKKWFAKGVPIPKRMLPPQDAISYYSSAENRGYLANPEEISKHRLVLAQKYGYELPKIEDDPQYEMLTAAKDPRQLFYGLEPGWVVNLKDECIIKPKY; via the exons ATGGCGAACTTAAGAGAAACCGCCGACAGGGCTTTGAAAATGTTACGAACTCTGCCTCGTGTGCAAATAGGGAATCTTAGACCGAATCCTAATTCTAAACAAAAT AGCAAGAGAGGACGTGCACAACACGGTGGCGATAAACACGGTGCCGGCAACAAAGGATCCGGTCAAAGACAAAACTTTATGCGACTTGGTTATGAAACAGGCAATACCCCTTTCTATATGCGATTCCCTTACGAGCCATACTACAAGGGCCACCATCTACGCAGGCAGTATCCTCCCATTTCTTTGTTACAATTACAAGTTATGATTGATACCAACCGCATTGACATATCACAGCCCATTGATTTGACTACTTTATGTAATACTGGCTTGTTGAGCATTGACCCAGCTACAAAGGAGTTTGGATTCCAACTTACCGATGAGGGTGCTGACAAATTTAAGgcgaaaatttctattgaagtacAACATGCTAAAGAATCGGTAATAGCTGCTATCGAGCGTAATGGTGGTGTAATACGGACCGCTTATTACGATCCCAGAAGTCTACATGCTCTGAAGGATCCCAAGAAGTGGTTTGCTAAAGGTGTACCTATACCGAAACGCATGTTACCCCCTCAAGATGCAATAAGCTACTATTCATCTGCGGAGAATCGTGGATACCTTGCGAATCCCGAGGAGATTAGTAAGCATCGTCTGGTGTTGGCACAAAAATATGGCTACgaacttccaaaaatagaagatgatcCACAGTATGAAATGTTGACGGCTGCCAAAGATCCTCGACAATTGTTTTATGGCCTAGAACCAGGATGGGTAGTAAACTTAAAAGATGAATGTATAATTAAACCTAAGTACTAA
- the Psn gene encoding presenilin isoform X2 — translation MCFVIYILNQYRSSISGEEPDESTPLMEGHVGPQISCNNSLTGGADRRRQRRVELLNNYGGTQEVTENRDQADGAILDVPGVEIRSRRQRANDEDNPSSSSGPHPSNLPNAQIEDEEQGLKYGAQHVIKIFAPVSLCMLVVVATINSITFYTYTDTYLLYTPFHEQSEDKGTKLWNALANSLILLSVVVVMTIVLIVLYKKRCYRVIHGWLILSSFMLLFIFSYLYLEELLRAYNIAMDYPTTLLILWNFGVMGMIAIHWQSPLKLQQAYLIFVSALMALVFIKYLPEWTAWAVLAAISIWDLIAVLTPKGPLRILVETAQERNEQIFPALIYSSTILYAFMGTTGPGQQRNNSSESDSPNSPHTSTSSTSVSRQTTGNTAPPSAEEAAGFTEEWSSNLDQRVARRQIEVQASTSDSANRSTNYRTVTASENRTQLGSNMTEAQEERGIKLGLGDFIFYSVLVGKASSYGDWATTIACFVAILVGLCLTLVLLAIWRKALPALPISIFFGLFFCLVTSVIVKPFMEELSDQQVFI, via the exons AGTTCAATTTCAGGAGAGGAGCCCGACGAAAGTACCCCTCTAATGGAAGGACACGTCGGTCCTCAAATTAGTTGTAATAACTCGCTAACAGGAGGAGCAGATAGGAGACGCCAACGTCGTGTAGAATTACTAAATAATTATGGTGGAACTCAGGAAGTGACGGAAAATAGAGATCAAGCAGATGGG GCAATCTTGGATGTGCCTGGTGTGGAAATAAGAAGCAGACGTCAGCGGGCCAACGATGAAGACAATCCATCCTCCTCCTCAGGTCCCCACCCATCAAATTTGCCTAATGCTCAGATTGAAGATGAGGAACAAGGTTTAAAGTATGGAGCTCAACatgttattaaaatatttgctcCAGTTTCTTTGTGTATGCTGGTGGTGGTGGCCACAATAAATTCCATTACATTCTACACATATACCGATACATATTT ATTATATACACCATTCCACGAACAATCTGAAGACAAGGGTACGAAACTTTGGAATGCTTTGGCCAACTCTCTAATTTTACTATCCGTGGTGGTAGTTATGACCATTGTGCTTATTGTGCTTTACAAAAAACGTTGCTACCGAGTTATCCATGGTTGGCTGATATTGtcttcatttatgctgttgttcatTTTCAGTTATTTGTATTTGGA AGAGTTGTTGAGGGCTTATAACATAGCTATGGATTATCCTACAACGCTATTGATATTATGGAATTTCGGAGTCATGGGAATGATTGCAATTCATTGGCAAAGTCCTTTGAAATTGCAACAAGCTTATTTGATATTCGTTTCCGCTTTGATGGCATTGGTATTCATCAAGTACTTGCCTGAATGGACAGCATGGGCAGTTTTGGCCGCAATTTCCATATGGG ATTTGATTGCTGTTTTAACACCTAAAGGACCTTTAAGAATATTGGTCGAGACCGCACAAGAAAGAAATGAGCAAATTTTCCCCGCCTTAATTTATTCAT CTACAATTTTGTATGCATTTATGGGAACAACTGGTCCGGGTCAACAGCGAAATAATTCATCTGAATCTGATTCTCCCAATTCGCCGCATACCTCCACCAGTTCAACATCCGTTTCTCGTCAGACGACAGGTAACACAGCTCCTCCTAGTGCTGAAG aagCAGCAGGTTTTACAGAAGAATGGTCTTCGAATTTAGACCAACGTGTTGCAAGGCGACAAATTGAAGTTCAAGCAAGTACTTCGGATAGTGCTAATCGTTCCACAAATTATCGTACAGTAACTGCTTCGGAAAATCGGACACAGCTGGGAAGCAATATGACAGAGGCCCAGGAAGAAC gTGGAATCAAGCTTGGTTTGGGCGACTTCATTTTCTACTCCGTTTTGGTTGGCAAAGCCTCATCGTATGGTGATTGGGCGACTACCATTGCTTGTTTTGTGGCCATTCTTGTAGGTTTGTGCCTGACTTtagttcttttggctatatggcGTAAAGCTTTACCTGCATTGCCAATATCAATATTCTTTGGCCTATTCTTCTGCTTAGTTACCAGCGTAATTGTGAAACCTTTTATGGAAGAGCTATCCGATCAGcaggtttttatatag